A genomic window from Nicotiana sylvestris chromosome 11, ASM39365v2, whole genome shotgun sequence includes:
- the LOC138881353 gene encoding uncharacterized protein, producing the protein MHDFMAEDSELWDIICDGPYIPTKALAELPFSMPTTRKEYTDADRKAVENNFRAKKILEIWEALETTHEGTTQVKQSKIDMLTTEYELFRMKDDESIQDMHTRFTSIINELLSLSDSIPRNKLVRKILSILPSSWESKVNATTEVKDLHELTVDELVGNLKTYEMKRKIDTKRREPKKEKNLVLKADSNDLSEEDNGIAYLTKRFQKMVRRNGGILKKGSSSKLKNCDLCHKCRKPGHFIKNCPLLKQEYSKYNLEKVAKRNLIPDKDFKRKTSIDNVVKQALAA; encoded by the exons atgcatgattttatggCTGAAGATTCTGAGTTGTGGGATATCATATGTGATGGTCCTTACATCCCAACAAAGGCACTTGCAGAACTTCCATTCTCAATGCCAACAACTAGAAAAGAATACACCGACGCAGACAGAAAAGCTGTAGAGAACAATTTTCGTGCCAAAAAGATTTTG gagatatgggaagctttggAAACAACACATGAGGGAACCACTCAAGTAAAGCAatctaagattgatatgctcactaccgagtatgaactctttaggatgaaggatgatgaatctattcaagatatgcacacaagattcacctccatcataaatgagttactcTCACTTAGTGACTCCATTCCTAGGaacaagctagtgaggaaaatTCTCAGTATCCTGCCCAGttcttgggaaagcaaggtgaatgctaCTACTGAAGTAAAGGACCTGCATGAGCTGACCGTAGACgagctggttggaaatctgaagacctatgagatgaagaggaagatagatactaaaagaagagaaccaaagaaagaaaagaacctggtactcaaagctgatagcaaTGACTTGAGTGAGGAGGACAATGGCATtgcttacttaaccaaaagatttcagaagatggtcagaagaaatggaggaaTACTGAAAAAGGGCAGCTCTAGCAAACTAAAGAACTGTGATCTCTGCCATAAGTGCAGAAAGCCTGGGCACTTCATCAAAAACTGTCCTCTCCTAAAGCAAGAGTACTCCAAGTACAACCTTGAGAAAGTAGCCAAGAGGAACCTGATTCCTGACAAGGACTTCAAGAGGAAGACATCTATTGACAATGTGGTGAAACAGGCTCTTGCAGCATGA